CCGTGGACGGCCTCGAGCGCCGCCTCGCCCACCGGCAGATCCACCGCGAATTCGTTCTCGGCATGAAAGAAGTCATCGTGGAAATACCGGCCGGCCACACGCTGATACGCCGTCGGAGGCGCGTAGGACTTGCCGTCCGCCGCGACGAGATAGAAGCGCGCGGCGCCGGGGAAACTCACAACCAGCCGTCCCATCGGGCGCCGATGCACGCGCCGGCGGATCTCTACGGCATTGTCCTCGCCGCCGAACGTCCGGAGCAGGTGTAGCTCCGAAGCGCCTCGGCGGTTGGAGATGTACGCGATCCATTCGCCGTCCGGAGACCAGCGCGGATCGAAGCGGTCCCACGCGCCGAACGTGAGTTGATACGGCTCGCCGCCATCCACCGGGAGAACGTAGAGATTGTTGTACTGGCTGCCGCGATGAGAGCTGTAGAGAATCCGGTTGCCGTCCGGCGACCATTGCGGCTGCGTGCGGTACAGCGTCTCTTCGCGAAGCAGCACCCGCGCCTTGCCCATTGCATCCGGGGCGAGCGGAGCGCGCCAGATCGCACCCGAACCAAGCGGGATGCCGCGGTTGGAAACGAGGATCATTTCCTTGCCGTCCGGGGATACGGTGGGCGAGATGTGGTCATCGAAGGTGCTGAAGTACAGGCGTTCACGCCCGAACGAATGCTGCTCGGTGATCTGCTGCGGCGCGCCGGTGCGGCCGTTGTCGAACGGCATCGCGTACACATGATAGGCGTTGCGCGGCTGGTTGTTCGTGTAAAGGATGCGGCGGCCGTCGGGCGAGAAGACTGCGTCGAGGTGAATGGTATTGCCCCTGGTGAGCGCGGTGCTCTCGCCCGTGGCGACGTTGAGCAGCATCAGGTTCACGCCCGCCGTCTCCCGGCCCGAAGCGTCTTCGGATGTGTAGACGATCCAACGGCCGTCCGGCGACCAGGACGGGGAGCTGTCGTATCCGGACCCGGCCGTGAGTTCGTACGCCGTATCGGCGGCGACGCCATCCTTCACTGCGATCCTCCAGATCGAGCCCGACATCGCGAACGCGACCCAATCTCCGTCCGGAGACCACGCCGGGCGCCACGGCGTCGACGCCGATTGCGGTACGTAGTAGCTATACATGTAGCCGCTCGCGAACTTGCCGCGCTCGGCGAACAGGCCCGCCGCCAGAGCGAGCGCCAGGAGGGGAAAACGCATGCCCCAATATATAATCAACTTGCAATGAGACAAATCTGGATTGCCCTGCTCACCCTGCCTCTCGCCGCCCAGCAGTATGACCTGCTGCTCCAGGGCGGAACGGTTCTCGATGCGAAAAACAAGATCAACGGCCGCCGCGACGTGGCGATCGCCAACGGCAAGATCGCCGAGGTGGCGCCGAACATTCCCGCGTCGAAAGCGAAAAAGGTGGTGGATGTGGGCGGCCTCTATGTAACTCCTGGGCTCATCGACCTGCACGTTCACGTGTTCGCCGGCGAGGGCCCGGAATACATGGGCAAGAGCGCGGTGTTCCCCGACGACCATAGTTTCCGTTCCGGCGTCACGACGATGGTGGACGCGGGCTCGTCGGGCTGGAAGAGCTTCCCCGACTTCAAGCGGCGCACCATCGACCGCTCGCGGACTCGCGTGTTCGTCATGCTCAACATCGTCGGCACCGGAATGGGCGGCGGCGGCGACACCGAACAGAACACGCTCGACATGAATCCGAAAGAAACGGCGCGAGTCGCGAAGGAGAACCGGGCGCACGTGGTGGGCATCAAGACGGCGCACTACCGCGCGCCGGATTGGACCGCGGTGGACCGGGCGGTGGAGGCGGCCAGCGAAGCCAACGTGCCGGTGATGGTCGACTTCGGGCAGTTCACCTCGCAGCGCCCTTTCGAGGAACTAGTGACGAAGAAGCTGCGTCCCGGCGACATGTACACGCACATGTACCTGGCGGCGGTGCCGATGTTCGATTCGAACGGCAAGGTTCGCGACTATC
This DNA window, taken from Bryobacteraceae bacterium, encodes the following:
- a CDS encoding amidohydrolase/deacetylase family metallohydrolase — protein: MRQIWIALLTLPLAAQQYDLLLQGGTVLDAKNKINGRRDVAIANGKIAEVAPNIPASKAKKVVDVGGLYVTPGLIDLHVHVFAGEGPEYMGKSAVFPDDHSFRSGVTTMVDAGSSGWKSFPDFKRRTIDRSRTRVFVMLNIVGTGMGGGGDTEQNTLDMNPKETARVAKENRAHVVGIKTAHYRAPDWTAVDRAVEAASEANVPVMVDFGQFTSQRPFEELVTKKLRPGDMYTHMYLAAVPMFDSNGKVRDYLWEARKRGVLFDVGHGGGSFVFRHAVPAIKQGWVPDSISTDLHVNSMNAGMKDMINVMSKFVNMGMTVEDIVAKSTWAPARQIKHEELGNLSVGAIADLAVLKLEQGDFGFVDIYGARLKGNKRFAAEITIKDGLVVWDRNGLTRTDWDSLGPNYESQGDASWDGTLSHGGRRRR